One part of the Hydra vulgaris chromosome 01, alternate assembly HydraT2T_AEP genome encodes these proteins:
- the LOC136074141 gene encoding uncharacterized protein LOC136074141 — protein sequence MNGNSIEIKHQIVVNLSINDTTIDLECLVADIVPEYQMLLGMDAIRLLGGVQVGRDGKTINFNVEQLTIDATAVSQEKMSEVSSSTILKLIDKDFVAEFKNCSWSVSWKWLMEPPTLTNKIPNYHISEDVKSEYAMEISEWIAQGWLKPFEGRCNGIIPLMAVTQRNKLKIRPVMDYRELNQFVSSHTADGDVCSTKLRNWRKLGENLEIIDLKKAYLQIRVDEALWKYQVVEYEGQRYFLTKLGFGLNVAPRIMTKILKKVLSLDKFVESGTDSFIDDIIVNNNIVSSCRVQELLKKYGLDSKLPEKLVGGRVLGLRVYKQCNQVRWKRDNIPKVPEGKMTRRQIFSWCGQLTGHFPIANWLCPSCSYLKRVSSSCGWDSLVNERVVKLVSSLNKRLTKEDPVHGLWNVKNISEATVWCNASSLADGIVLEVAGEIVEDCSWLRKQEDTAHNNLAELEAVIKEINLATKWGFECINIKC from the coding sequence ATGAATGGAAACTCAATTGAAATAAAACACCAGATTGTTGTTAATCTTTCTATAAATGATACCACCATCGATTTGGAATGCCTGGTGGCAGACATTGTTCCCGAATATCAAATGCTACTTGGTATGGACGCAATACGACTGCTTGGAGGTGTCCAAGTCGGGAGAGACGGCAAAACCATAAACTTCAATGTGGAACAACTAACTATTGATGCTACTGCTGTTTCTCAAGAAAAAATGAGTGAAGTATCCTCGTCTACTATTCTAAAGCTGATTGATAAAGACTTCGTAGCAGAATTCAAAAATTGCAGCTGGAGCGTGTCTTGGAAATGGCTGATGGAACCACCAACTTTAACTAACAAAATTCCAAACTATCATATCTCTGAGGACGTTAAAAGTGAGTACGCAATGGAAATAAGTGAATGGATAGCACAGGGATGGCTGAAACCATTTGAAGGGAGATGTAATGGCATCATTCCATTGATGGCAGTAACTCAAcgaaataagttaaaaatacgTCCGGTGATGGATTACCGGGAGTTGAATCAATTTGTATCCAGTCATACTGCAGATGGCGATGTTTGCAGTACCAAACTTCGCAACTGGAGAAAGTTGGGAGAAAATCTTGAGATAATCGACTTAAAGAAAGCGTACCTGCAAATTCGTGTCGACGAAGCATTATGGAAATATCAAGTTGTGGAATATGAAGGGCAGCGTTACTTTCTAACAAAATTGGGTTTTGGTTTAAATGTGGCGCCCAGAATAATGactaaaatcttaaaaaaggtattatccTTAGATAAATTTGTCGAGTCTGGGACGGATTCATTTATTGATGATATCATTGTCAATAATAACATAGTGTCAAGTTGCAGAGTTCAAGAACTCTTGAAAAAATATGGCTTGGATTCTAAGTTGCCAGAAAAACTTGTCGGTGGTCGTGTGCTTGGATTGCGAGTATACAAACAATGCAACCAAGTCCGTTGGAAACGTGACAACATACCCAAAGTTCCGGAAGGAAAAATGACACGTCGGCAAATCTTTTCTTGGTGCGGACAGCTGACCGGACATTTTCCAATAGCAAATTGGCTGTGCCCTTCGTGCAGCTATCTAAAAAGAGTTTCCAGTAGTTGTGGATGGGACTCTTTAGTGAACGAACGAGTTGTTAAATTAGTAAGCAGTTTGAATAAAAGACTTACAAAGGAAGATCCCGTTCATGGGTTATGGAACGTCAAAAACATTTCTGAAGCAACAGTGTGGTGCAATGCAAGCAGTTTAGCTGATGGCATAGTTTTGGAAGTGGCTGGCGAAATAGTAGAAGACTGTTCGTGGCTGAGGAAACAAGAAGATACGGCTCACAATAATCTTGCAGAGTTAGAAGCCGTGATAAAAGAAATTAATCTAGCAACAAAATGGGGATTCGAATGTATTAACATAAAGTGTTAA